The window TTGTAAGAATGGTGATGGTCCAGAATAGAAATAAAATCGTTCCGGCGCTCATCAGGGCACTCATAATATTAATCATCACCGACACCTTCGTGAGATCATCTCCGGCAAAAAGGCTCATGATTCGACCCATCATCATAAACAAGGGCGCTCCGGGAGGGTGACCTACCTGCAATTTAAAGGAGGAAGCGATAAACTCGCCGCAATCCCAGAAGCTTCCTGTTGGCTCTATGGTACTGATGTACACGAAGGCCGAAATGGCAAAAATAATCCAGCCACATAAATTATTGATAAACCGATAGTTCTGCATATTATGAATTAACAATCCGGCGAAGTTAGAAAATTAACAGATTAGCCCCATTTTCAGGTATTATTTAAACGAAATTTTAACAATAATGCACGTCTGACAGGTATAAAAGTGTTAACCGGAAAGGCGCTTATTGTTATTTTTAAAAGGAAGGGTCTACTTTCCTCCATCCTTAACCTCATTTTTGAAGGGACTTTCAACTTTAGATTACACTACTTGACGGTCATGGCGCAGTAAAAGACTTTATGTAAAATTAATCATTCATTAATAGTGTATTTCAGCCTTAACCCGTACCTTTGCAAGCTATGTTAAAATGGAATAAGTATGTCCTTTTGATTTTTGCCCTGCTCCTGACGGGTTTAAAGGTTTCAGGGCAGAGTAATCCGGCGCCTTTTAATTTAGGAGGAGGGAACTATTTATTCAATAGTTGGTCTAGTTCAAGTGCGGCAGGTACCTATCCGGCCAACATGTTTTTACATACCTGTAGTGCTGACTCTAATCCATCATTGGGGGATCCTACAACCGGAGATTATACAGGTGTATATAATTCCGGAACCGGCAATAGGTTTACCGGACTGGCGGCATCCGGATTAAGCATGTTTAATAAGACGAAGACTCCTTCATCAGTTGGAGCGGTGGTCATTGGATTAAATACAACGGGCCGGACCAATATTTTGGTAAGTTTTGAGTCGAGGACATGGGCAACCGGGAATGCTTATAACCTTCGATTGCAATACCGGATTTCTACGGTTTCTCCCTGGTTAGATGTCCCCGGTCCGATTGAATATGTTTATACGGGAGTTTTTCCCAACACTCAAACTATTTCTGTTAATCTATCTACCGCCACCGCCAATGCAGTGGATAACCGGGCAAACATGCAGTTGCGCTGGAAGTATTATTATGTAAGTGGTTTTTCTGCGAGCAGTAATACTATTGGACTTGACGAAATAAATATCTCCAGCATACCCAACTCGGGCAATAATATTGCAACCGGTGTCATTGTTGGTTCTCCATTTTGTGTTTCGCCTACAACGGGAAATACACTCACAGTTCCCTTTAATTATATTCCCGCTGCTAATTTTGTGCCCGGCACATGTACATTTACAGCAGAGTTGAGTAATTCAGCGGGACAATTTACCACACCCACTATAATTGGCACTGTTGCATCCAATGGAACCGGGGCTCAAAGTATTGCAGCCACTTTACCACCGGGGCTGGGAACAGGAACATCTTACCGCATTCGTGTAGTGAGTGATGTACCAATTGTTGTTGGAAATGATAACGGAACAGATATTACAATTCGTCTTTCGCCATTTGATGTTTCCATTCCTGCCGCCAATTGCCAGAACGGATCATCCATCATTTCCTGGTCTCTTCCACTCGGATGCTACAACGAAATTCTGGTAGTGGCTCAGCCGTTAGTCCCCATTGCCGGTTCTCCAACAGGTAACGGCAGTGCCTATACGCCCAACCCTGCCTATGGATTTGGGACTGCTTTTGGTACCGGGTTCGTCGTGTATAAAGGAGCAGGAAGCAATGTCACGGTGACCGGACTCACCAACAACACCCTTTACTACTTTAAGATTTGGGTCCGATATGGGAATGAATGGAGTAGCGGGGAAGAAGTATTCTGTACACCGGGCGGCGGTACTTTGCTGAAAAGGGGAGATTTCATGGTATTGGGGGTTAATGCCAACAATACTGCATGTGGTCAACCCACTGGTGCAGATGAAATTAGTTTTGTTTGTTTCCGTGATATTTCAACCGGAACAACAATTGACATAACAGACAATGGCTGGCAACGTGCTGTAGCCAACCGCTGGGGTAATACCGAAGGGACAGTCCGTATGACAAGATGGGGTGGAAACATTGCTGCCGGAACCGTAATTACTATTCGCTTTAATGGCATAGGCAGTGGAAGCAGTATTGCTCCGGATGGCGCATGGTCTTTTGTGAACCTAAACGGTGGAAATCAATTCAACCTTAATGACGGGGGTGATCAGTTTTTCTTCATGCAAGGTGGAAACTGGATTCCCGGGGCTGCTGCAGCACATGATGCACAATATACGGGGACTGTTCTTTTTGGCTTTAATACGAATACCGCCTGGATCAATTTTGGACTTTCTACGCAGCAGAGTGGACCTTATCCTAGTTTAGATTGCTATACCATTACACCTACAACCGGTTCCGATTGGATTAAGTTCACCGGCTCGTACCCCGCCTCCCTGAATCCAAAGACGCAACGGAACTGGGTAGACAGTATCAACGATATCACCAAATGGGTGCGACATACTAGCTGTACGAATTACAATGCTGCGAATCCACGCTATGTAACTACCGATGATACTTTAGTTATTATTGCCGGAGGATATACGCGTGGAAAATGGATAGGCTCCAAGAGTACCGACTGGTTCACCTGCGACAACTGGGAAGATTTTGTTATCCCGGACAGTACAACTAACGTTTGGGTACCTCCGACAGGAGTTACTTTCAACTGCCGTCTCAAATTAGATTCCACGCATTATTGCCGCGATATGACCATTGATGGCTACGAAGTGAATGGAGCTGATACCAATGTAAGGGTACTCCGCATTTTAGGAAACCTCACCATCAACGGCGGAGAACTTGACTTTAGTGATAACAATCCCAATACGAAGGATGGTGTAATCTATCTCAGAGGGAACTGGACCAATTTCAATGAAACCGCTTTCAGGGAAGGAAACAGCAAGGTGATACTGGAAGGATCATCACTCCAACCGGTGAACACTCCGGTGAGGGAAGTATTCTGGCAACTGGATGTGAACAATGCCGCAGGAATTAATGCAGGCACTACCATTCAAATACAAAACCAGTTGAATTTATTAAATGGTCTGGTCAACACCGGTTCCAACGAAGTATACGTCACACCCACTGCCACTACGTCCCTCATTGGTTATGGATTAACCCGTTATATCAATGGTAACTTGCGGCGACAAATTGCTATAAGTGGCAACTACGATTTCCCTATAGGATATACCGGTGAATATGAATTGGCAAATCTGAATATTGCAAGCCAGGTAGGTATTTCAAATATCATCAGCAGTTTCAAAGCACCTTCGCCGGGAGCATTACCAAATCCTGCTTTATGTTTTATCAATGGCAGCCCGATAAACGGAATGCTCAACGCAGGAAACTGGACCCTTACGCCGAATGCTATTCCTTCTGCGATGAATCTCAGTTTAACACTTAAGGAACGAGGGCATACGAATTCCGTGGCTCCTGCAACGAGATATGGAATCATCCGTCGTGACGATGAACTGAATGATTGGCTCGGAACGCCCGTAGGTGTACATAGCAATGCCACACAAACTGAAATCGGCGGCACTGCGACAGCAATAAGAACGGGAATAACTACCACCACCTTCTGGGGAGATTTTGCTATTGGCTTTGGTAATGCACCACTTCCGGTCGAATGGCTTTCCTTCATTGCTACACCTGAAGATAAAAATGTGGTCCTCCACTGGCGCACGGCTACGGAAACGAATAACGATTTCTTTCGCGTAGAACGGAGTAGTGATGGAATTCATTTCGAAACCATCGGGCAAGTGCAGGGCAACGGTACTACCAGTACGATCAGTGCTTATAAATTCACGGATTACATGCCCTATGAGGGCACCAGCTATTACCGTTTGCTTCAGGTAGATTATGACGGACAATCTGATTTTAGTCCGGTAGTACCGGTACGTATAGGCGATGGCGTTAGTGGACTTCAAATATATCCCAACCCGATAAGAGATCAGGCGTGGTTGCTGATTCCCTCTGATAAAGCCAACGATACCGTATTGAACATTTTTGATCCTGCCGGGAAGCTGGTATTTTCAAATACAATACAACTTCAAAAAGGCAGCAATGGTATCAACATTGATTTGAGTACACTTCCTTCAGGAATATACTTTTTAAAGCATGAGGCGGAAGTGATACGGTTGATGAAGTATTAAACAGCTCAGCATCCTTTAGCACTTGAATATAAAATTACGATCATTTTCATAGAAAACGTAATACTAATGTTACCTCTCTGGAATTCGCATTTGGGATAGTCTAACATTTCAACAATAATTATAGCCCTCATATCTAACGTATTAGCGGTTTACTCCTGCTTTTAATTGTATTAAATAATCTATTACGGGAAAAGGTAAAAATATACAGGCGACTGCCGATCAGTTATTTCCCCGGAATGTTGATTTTAATATAAATACTATTACTTTTACTTGATATTAAAAAGCTCAGGTTTTATTATTTATTCCTTTTAACAAACAGTAAAATACTATTCATTTAATAATACATTCCGGATTGAAACTACAAATTTTATGAAACACCTACTCTTAATTCCCACGCTTATAATTACAACATCATTGCTATTCTTCCATCCTGTAAATGGTGAAACCTTTCTCGATCAGGAAGCTCTTGCAGGCGTAGCCGGTACATCCTTCCTTCAAAAAAATGAACAAAATGGAACCATCGCGTTTATACGTTGTCATCCTGATTCATTTATAGATGAACAGAGACATCTGGAATGGTTAAAAAATGAGGTATTGCATGTAGCAGCCCAATTTGATTTTAAACTTATCCGTGAAGAAAAAGACGATAAGCAATTTAAGCACTATAAGTATCAGCAATATTACATGGGATATCCGGTACAAAATGGTATATACATCGTTCATACAAAAAATGGAAGAGTTGTCTCAGCCAATGGAGATTATTTTCCTGTGACAATGCTTCAACAAGGAAATAACATATCGCGTGATGAAGCATTCCATGCTGCTCTTCAAAAAATTGGTGGTATAGATTACGAACAACAGTTCAGTGGAGGACTGAGCACGATGAAGGCCGGTGGAAATCTGGTTATTTTACCTATTGAGAATAATTATCATTTGGCTTGGAAGTTTGATGTTTATACGATAAGCCCAACAGAGAAAAGAGTCTTTGCTTATATTGATGCAATGACCGGTAATTACTTATTTGAAGAAGACCGCTTTCAGTACATTGATCATCCTGTGAATGCACCTAGTGTATATAATGGTACGGTTCCAATAGTTTGTGATAGTGTTAATACCACACTCTTCATCCTTAGGGAAACAGGAAGAGGGGGAGGTATTGAAATCAGAAATATGAATAATGGCGGTAATTACGCAACCGCAACGGATATTACCAGTCAGAGTTCTGCATGGAACATTCTTCCTACTCAGCAGCATGGTATTGATGTTCTATTCGGACTTGAATCTTCTTATGATTATTTTTTGCAACAATTTGGCAGAAATTCCATTGATAATGCAGGATTAAAATTAAATGGATTTATAAATTATAGTAACTCCGGTGTTTCACTTTTCAATACAAATGGATTTGTTTTTGGTAAACAACAAGACAGCACTATTCTTCCGGCAACATCACTGGAAATAGTTGCCCATGAATATACGCATGGGATAAATCTATATACAGCTAATCTCGGAACAAACGGAGAACCGGGAGCGTTAAATGAATCCTTTTCCGATATATTCGGAGTAGTCATTGACCATATGATCAATCCAACTACTGCAAACTATTTGATAGGTGAAAAATGCACCTCGAATGGTAAAGCTTTCCGCAACATGGCCCAACCTTCGCAGTATTCAATGCCAAATACTTATTTAGGTACTTATTGGGGTACAACAACTACAACAGGAAGGGGAAGTGTACAAAATTATTGGTTTTATCTGCTTTCGGAAGGAGGATCAGGAATTAATGACCTGGGTAATTCTTATCACATTAAGAAAATAGGAATGACTGATGCAGCAGCAATAGTGTATCGGGCGCTTACCCTGTACCTTACTCCTACTGCTACCTACAATAATGCAAGGACCGCATCCATTCAGGCAGCTATTGACTTATTTGGTACATGTTCAAGCCAGGAAGAAGAAGTGACCAAAGCCTGGTATGCTGTTGGAATTGGAACCAACTATTCAGGGGGAGTATTTGCCGCCGCCTTATTCCCAAGTACGGTACTTTGCAGCAATGGCAGTATAAATCCTGTTAATTTGAGCATGAATGCCACTTCCTATGAATGGGACTTTGGAGACGGAAATGTGTCCACTTTAGCCAATCCATCGCATACCTATTCTACTACCGGCAACTATACGATAACGCTTATAGCAAATGGAAATGGAGTTTGTAGCAATACAGACACAGTAGTTTTTAATAATCTGATTGATGTAAATCCACAACCTAACCTTGTACCTGCCTCTTGTCAACCCGGTAATCTTTCTACGAATTCAGATATTGGAATTTATAATGTTACACTACGCAGCATAAACAATAACTCCTCCTCGGCTTACAGTGAAGGCTATCGTGATTTTACTTGTGAAACCAATACAGTCATCCATCCCGGGGATAATGTAAAACTTGATGTATTAACTTCCTCCAATTTAAATGAGAATGTTAAAGCGTGGATGGACTATAATAATGATGGTGTTTTTGCTACTTCTGAATTGGTTATGACCTCTAACAATATCCTGGGTCATCATACGAGTATTATTGCAACAGATACTCAACCTGTATTAAATACACCTCTTCGGTTAAGAATAATGGATGATCCAAATTATTCCGCAATCACCGGTCCTTGCATCACACTTTCCAGTGGACAAGCAGAGGATTATTCTGTCATATTTTCTCCCTCCACCTCTGCCCCATTGGTTGATTTTGATGCTTCAAAGACGACCATC of the Bacteroidota bacterium genome contains:
- a CDS encoding T9SS type A sorting domain-containing protein: MLKWNKYVLLIFALLLTGLKVSGQSNPAPFNLGGGNYLFNSWSSSSAAGTYPANMFLHTCSADSNPSLGDPTTGDYTGVYNSGTGNRFTGLAASGLSMFNKTKTPSSVGAVVIGLNTTGRTNILVSFESRTWATGNAYNLRLQYRISTVSPWLDVPGPIEYVYTGVFPNTQTISVNLSTATANAVDNRANMQLRWKYYYVSGFSASSNTIGLDEINISSIPNSGNNIATGVIVGSPFCVSPTTGNTLTVPFNYIPAANFVPGTCTFTAELSNSAGQFTTPTIIGTVASNGTGAQSIAATLPPGLGTGTSYRIRVVSDVPIVVGNDNGTDITIRLSPFDVSIPAANCQNGSSIISWSLPLGCYNEILVVAQPLVPIAGSPTGNGSAYTPNPAYGFGTAFGTGFVVYKGAGSNVTVTGLTNNTLYYFKIWVRYGNEWSSGEEVFCTPGGGTLLKRGDFMVLGVNANNTACGQPTGADEISFVCFRDISTGTTIDITDNGWQRAVANRWGNTEGTVRMTRWGGNIAAGTVITIRFNGIGSGSSIAPDGAWSFVNLNGGNQFNLNDGGDQFFFMQGGNWIPGAAAAHDAQYTGTVLFGFNTNTAWINFGLSTQQSGPYPSLDCYTITPTTGSDWIKFTGSYPASLNPKTQRNWVDSINDITKWVRHTSCTNYNAANPRYVTTDDTLVIIAGGYTRGKWIGSKSTDWFTCDNWEDFVIPDSTTNVWVPPTGVTFNCRLKLDSTHYCRDMTIDGYEVNGADTNVRVLRILGNLTINGGELDFSDNNPNTKDGVIYLRGNWTNFNETAFREGNSKVILEGSSLQPVNTPVREVFWQLDVNNAAGINAGTTIQIQNQLNLLNGLVNTGSNEVYVTPTATTSLIGYGLTRYINGNLRRQIAISGNYDFPIGYTGEYELANLNIASQVGISNIISSFKAPSPGALPNPALCFINGSPINGMLNAGNWTLTPNAIPSAMNLSLTLKERGHTNSVAPATRYGIIRRDDELNDWLGTPVGVHSNATQTEIGGTATAIRTGITTTTFWGDFAIGFGNAPLPVEWLSFIATPEDKNVVLHWRTATETNNDFFRVERSSDGIHFETIGQVQGNGTTSTISAYKFTDYMPYEGTSYYRLLQVDYDGQSDFSPVVPVRIGDGVSGLQIYPNPIRDQAWLLIPSDKANDTVLNIFDPAGKLVFSNTIQLQKGSNGINIDLSTLPSGIYFLKHEAEVIRLMKY